The Stomoxys calcitrans chromosome 3, idStoCalc2.1, whole genome shotgun sequence genome includes a region encoding these proteins:
- the LOC106087227 gene encoding transcription initiation factor TFIID subunit 10 yields MVVSNDDEIDSSEFALEGLESAPGDALSELLQHLEDYTPTVPDAVAEKYLHMAGFETVDPRIVRIIAVTAQKFISDVANDALQHCKTRSNSQHSGGHGSNKDKKSIKDRKYTLAIEDLTPALADHGITMRKPQYFV; encoded by the exons ATGGTTGTCAGCAATGATGATGAAATTGATTCTAGTGAGTTTGCGTTAGAAGGCTTGGAGTCTGCTCCTGGTGACGCTTTAAGCGAGCTGCTACAGCATTTGGAGGACTATACACCAACTGTCCCTGATGCAGTTGCtgaaaaatatttacatatggCCGGATTTGAAACGGTAGATCCACGCATTGTGCGTATCATAGCGGTGACAGCGCAAAAATTCATATCGGATGTTGCAAATGATGCACTACAACATTGCAAAACTCGCAGCAATAGCCAACATTCAGGAGGTCATGGATCAAATAAG gACAAGAAATCAATAAAGGATCGCAAATATACACTGGCCATAGAAGATTTAACTCCAGCATTGGCTGACCATGGTATTACTATGCGCAAACCACAATATTTTGTGTGA